A window of Selenomonas ruminantium subsp. lactilytica TAM6421 contains these coding sequences:
- the fucP gene encoding L-fucose:H+ symporter permease: MLFGKRNDIEQYDNGYISKIPVFQFILLSCLVPLWAAAASLNDVLITQFKSVFALSDFASALVQSAFYSGYFLISIPASMVIRNTTYKTAILCGLGFYIAGCSLFFPASHMATYTMFLVAIFAIAIGLGFLETSVNTYSTMLGPQETATLRLNISQTFQPLGSIAGILLGKYLIFQEGESMASQLASMDAVQAAAYKMEMLQHTLEPYHIMIYILLGIFALFAVTAYPKCKVKSASTEGVPSIGKTLSYLAGNGRFKRGIVAQFLYVGMQVAVWSFTIRLALHLDPTINERAAANYMVVSFIFFFVGKFIANFLMTKFSANKVLALYAAIGVLDIFVVAFAPGMAAIYGAIFASFLFGPCWATIYARTLDAVEKKYTETAGAIIVMSIIGGAFVPAIQGYVSDITGSMQLSFIINVVCFAFIAWYFHKEAQLEAGEELELAHQN; encoded by the coding sequence ATGCTGTTTGGTAAGCGTAACGATATTGAACAATACGACAATGGTTATATCAGTAAGATTCCGGTGTTCCAGTTTATTTTGCTGTCCTGTCTGGTGCCCCTGTGGGCGGCAGCAGCCAGCCTCAATGACGTGCTGATCACGCAATTCAAGAGCGTGTTCGCGCTGAGTGACTTTGCGTCTGCACTGGTGCAGAGCGCCTTCTACAGCGGTTATTTCTTGATTTCCATTCCGGCCTCCATGGTCATCCGCAATACGACCTATAAGACGGCCATCCTCTGCGGCCTCGGCTTCTATATCGCCGGTTGCAGCCTGTTCTTCCCGGCTTCCCATATGGCAACGTATACCATGTTCCTTGTGGCTATCTTTGCCATTGCCATCGGTCTGGGCTTTCTGGAGACCTCGGTCAACACCTACAGCACCATGCTTGGCCCCCAGGAAACGGCTACCCTGCGCCTGAACATCAGCCAGACCTTCCAGCCGCTGGGCTCCATTGCCGGTATCCTTCTGGGCAAGTATCTGATCTTCCAGGAAGGCGAGTCCATGGCCAGCCAGCTGGCCAGCATGGATGCCGTGCAGGCCGCCGCCTACAAGATGGAAATGCTTCAGCATACCTTGGAACCTTACCATATCATGATCTATATCCTGCTGGGTATCTTTGCGCTGTTTGCGGTGACGGCTTATCCGAAATGCAAGGTCAAGAGTGCTTCTACGGAAGGCGTGCCCAGCATTGGCAAGACGCTTTCCTATCTGGCTGGCAATGGCCGCTTCAAGCGCGGCATCGTGGCTCAGTTCCTCTATGTGGGCATGCAGGTGGCTGTCTGGTCCTTTACCATCCGTCTGGCCCTGCATCTCGACCCGACCATCAATGAACGTGCCGCTGCCAATTACATGGTGGTAAGCTTCATCTTCTTCTTTGTGGGCAAATTCATTGCCAACTTCCTGATGACCAAGTTCTCCGCCAACAAGGTTCTGGCTCTCTATGCTGCCATTGGCGTGCTGGATATCTTCGTGGTGGCTTTCGCTCCGGGCATGGCCGCTATCTACGGTGCCATCTTCGCCAGCTTCCTCTTTGGCCCCTGCTGGGCAACGATTTACGCCCGCACGCTGGATGCCGTGGAAAAGAAGTACACGGAAACGGCTGGTGCCATCATCGTCATGTCCATTATCGGCGGTGCTTTCGTGCCAGCGATTCAGGGCTATGTGTCCGATATCACTGGTTCCATGCAGCTTTCCTTTATCATCAATGTGGTATGCTTTGCCTTCATTGCCTGGTACTTCCATAAGGAAGCTCAGCTGGAAGCAGGCGAGGAGCTGGAACTGGCCCATCAGAATTAA
- a CDS encoding helix-turn-helix domain-containing protein, with product MARFKGLRLHQEMLQADVAERLGINQSQYSKLERDALEPNLETIRSLARLFNVSADYLLEIDNSLDYEPTFDLCDFLRNGKLTLDGQYIEPRDCEYISDMVHIFMAKRRDDIKR from the coding sequence ATGGCTCGCTTCAAAGGACTAAGATTACATCAGGAAATGCTGCAGGCAGACGTAGCAGAGCGATTAGGCATTAACCAATCCCAATACTCAAAATTAGAACGGGATGCATTGGAACCGAATCTGGAAACGATCCGAAGTCTGGCCAGGTTGTTCAATGTTTCTGCCGATTACTTGTTGGAGATTGACAACTCCCTGGACTACGAACCGACCTTTGACCTATGTGACTTTTTGCGCAACGGCAAGCTGACCCTGGATGGCCAGTACATAGAGCCAAGGGATTGTGAATACATCAGCGATATGGTGCATATTTTCATGGCAAAAAGACGGGATGATATAAAAAGATAG
- the rbsD gene encoding D-ribose pyranase, translated as MKKSGILHAQLSACVAALGHKDLFMVGDAGMPIPPGVTVIDLAVTKGVPTFQQVMDALLTEAAVEGCYLAEEIEEHNPKLHGYIKEKLGDVEYEYMPHDDLKKLSAKARFAIRTGEFTPYPNVILRAGVVF; from the coding sequence ATGAAAAAGTCAGGAATATTACATGCCCAGTTATCGGCTTGTGTGGCCGCTCTTGGTCATAAGGATCTCTTTATGGTAGGGGATGCGGGAATGCCGATTCCGCCGGGAGTCACGGTGATTGATTTAGCTGTGACGAAGGGGGTACCCACGTTCCAGCAGGTGATGGATGCGCTGCTCACGGAAGCTGCCGTGGAAGGCTGCTATCTGGCTGAGGAGATCGAGGAGCACAATCCGAAGCTTCATGGTTACATCAAGGAGAAACTGGGGGATGTAGAATATGAGTATATGCCCCATGATGACTTGAAGAAATTATCCGCCAAGGCCCGGTTCGCCATCCGCACCGGTGAGTTCACGCCGTATCCCAATGTCATCCTGCGGGCGGGGGTTGTCTTTTAA
- a CDS encoding histidine kinase, whose product MHRYFESRLQRALAMYALVPLFVLTLIGTLLMLASWRYSVVGVNDEVREQAAEKLAAVGDDFSRNAADSAQFLAAARDLTEWEDGDKRAEAFARLYGDVGHTGADFYVVDKAGEIIIGSRRKLPADLTGVEEDWGIWQRLRREPFAVCEEFLSMEAGQDLLCGRAIVVDGEAVGYLLYDVPGTYLSSLTGDGKVALLFTDSLATVRLSQGGEKMLANRKVLADFAEADHELIHHGKDFYYVASTAVPFGGTEYRLYAISPVTDLLVRYIIGGVAILLAVLLMIPLIMRSIRRESKLTAQAVDNLTTIAELRELESQFNPHFLFNTLENIKFMVRLDPAAATEMIMALSALLRYSIAGDGRQVALQEDVKYLHSYMKIQQYRFGSRLDFTADIDESALGRQVPKLLFQPLLENAIKYGEDEYGKLKILFQAKIREDCLNVLVKDEGRGIAAEKLQELRALLASSANHSSHRGLFNVQRRLQLLYGESYGLQIGCPLDGGTEIRLSIPLQKKEQKDA is encoded by the coding sequence ATGCACCGTTATTTTGAATCCCGCTTGCAGCGTGCCCTGGCCATGTATGCCTTGGTGCCGTTGTTTGTGCTGACGTTGATTGGAACCTTGCTGATGCTTGCCAGCTGGCGGTATTCGGTGGTGGGGGTGAATGATGAAGTCCGGGAGCAGGCGGCGGAGAAACTGGCGGCGGTCGGGGATGATTTTTCCCGTAATGCGGCAGATTCGGCGCAGTTCCTGGCTGCGGCAAGGGATTTGACGGAATGGGAAGACGGTGACAAGCGGGCGGAGGCTTTTGCCCGGCTTTATGGCGATGTGGGGCATACCGGGGCAGATTTCTATGTGGTGGATAAAGCGGGGGAAATCATTATCGGCAGCCGCAGGAAACTGCCCGCTGACCTTACAGGCGTTGAGGAAGACTGGGGCATCTGGCAACGGCTGCGGCGGGAGCCGTTTGCCGTCTGTGAGGAATTCTTGTCTATGGAGGCGGGGCAGGACCTGCTCTGCGGGCGGGCCATCGTGGTGGATGGCGAGGCTGTGGGGTATCTGCTCTACGATGTGCCGGGCACTTACTTGAGCAGCCTGACCGGTGATGGCAAGGTGGCCCTGCTTTTCACAGATAGTCTGGCGACAGTCCGGCTGTCCCAAGGCGGTGAAAAAATGCTGGCCAATCGCAAGGTCCTGGCTGATTTTGCCGAAGCTGACCATGAGCTGATTCATCATGGCAAGGATTTCTACTATGTGGCCAGCACGGCCGTGCCCTTTGGCGGGACGGAATACCGGCTTTATGCCATATCGCCTGTGACGGACTTGCTCGTGCGCTATATCATCGGCGGGGTGGCAATCCTGCTGGCGGTGCTCCTGATGATTCCGTTGATCATGCGCAGTATTCGCCGGGAAAGCAAACTCACGGCCCAGGCCGTGGACAATCTGACCACCATTGCGGAATTGCGGGAACTGGAATCGCAGTTCAACCCGCATTTCCTGTTCAATACGCTCGAAAATATCAAATTCATGGTGCGGCTCGATCCGGCGGCAGCCACGGAGATGATCATGGCGTTATCGGCACTCCTGCGCTACAGTATAGCCGGCGACGGGCGGCAGGTGGCATTGCAGGAGGATGTGAAGTATCTTCATAGCTATATGAAAATCCAGCAGTACCGCTTCGGCAGCCGCTTGGATTTCACGGCTGATATCGATGAGAGCGCTCTGGGCAGGCAGGTGCCGAAGCTGCTGTTCCAGCCCTTGCTCGAAAATGCCATCAAATACGGTGAGGATGAATACGGGAAATTAAAGATACTGTTTCAGGCCAAGATCCGGGAGGACTGCCTCAATGTGCTGGTAAAGGATGAAGGCCGGGGCATTGCCGCGGAAAAACTGCAGGAATTGCGGGCCCTTCTGGCCAGCAGTGCCAATCACAGCAGCCACAGGGGGCTGTTCAATGTCCAGCGGCGCTTGCAGCTCTTGTATGGCGAAAGCTACGGCTTGCAGATCGGATGTCCGCTGGACGGCGGTACGGAAATCCGCCTGTCCATTCCCTTGCAGAAGAAGGAGCAGAAGGATGCTTAA
- a CDS encoding Fic family protein: MTYQPPYQINNEMLNLIAEISTQLGQVLHYQDLSAYPRLRRNNRIESIHSSLAIEANSLPLGSVRDVIAGKSVTGPAKEIQEVKNAYAAYEELEHINPYSLQDLLRIHGIMTANLVREAGRFRSGEEGVFANGQCIFMAPPARLVPGEMENLFAWLQKESKSMQPLLLSSIFHYEFVFIHPFADGNGRMARLWQTALLAQWQPIFAYLPVENQIYRYQTEYYEAISQSHRAGASTPFIIFMLKMIKDVLAELLSKDMLTENDEYIKRLLAVMEYDIPYKAKELQEKLGLKSTAGLKRNYLDPALREGLIAMTIPDKPTSRNQKYCRVK, translated from the coding sequence ATGACTTATCAGCCCCCTTATCAGATAAACAACGAAATGCTCAATCTGATTGCGGAAATCTCTACGCAGCTGGGACAGGTGCTCCACTATCAGGATCTATCCGCCTATCCCCGCTTGCGTCGCAACAATCGCATTGAGTCCATCCACTCCTCGCTGGCCATTGAAGCCAACTCTTTGCCCTTGGGCAGCGTCCGTGATGTGATTGCAGGAAAATCCGTAACCGGCCCCGCCAAAGAGATACAGGAAGTCAAGAACGCTTACGCCGCCTACGAAGAACTGGAACACATCAATCCCTACAGTCTGCAGGACTTATTGCGCATCCACGGAATCATGACAGCCAATCTGGTAAGAGAAGCCGGCCGCTTCCGCAGTGGCGAAGAAGGCGTGTTTGCCAATGGCCAGTGCATCTTTATGGCTCCGCCTGCCAGGCTGGTACCAGGCGAAATGGAAAACCTATTTGCCTGGCTGCAAAAAGAAAGCAAGAGCATGCAGCCCTTGCTTCTATCCTCCATCTTCCATTATGAATTTGTCTTCATCCATCCCTTCGCAGATGGCAACGGGCGTATGGCCCGCCTGTGGCAAACCGCCCTGCTCGCCCAATGGCAGCCAATATTCGCCTACCTGCCCGTGGAAAATCAGATTTATAGATATCAGACTGAATACTACGAAGCCATCAGCCAGTCCCACCGTGCCGGAGCATCTACGCCTTTCATCATATTCATGCTGAAGATGATAAAGGACGTATTGGCAGAACTGCTGTCCAAGGATATGCTGACCGAAAACGACGAATACATAAAGCGCCTGCTGGCCGTGATGGAATACGATATTCCCTATAAAGCAAAAGAACTACAGGAAAAACTGGGCTTAAAATCCACCGCCGGCCTGAAGCGCAATTACCTTGATCCCGCCCTCAGAGAAGGCCTGATTGCCATGACCATTCCGGACAAACCCACCAGCCGCAATCAAAAATATTGCCGGGTTAAGTAA
- a CDS encoding ABC transporter permease: MNKRFQWDFWAWITLLSIVVFGLFLMYPLFSLFASAFQDAMTGEFTMENFTHFFDRKYYYQSMINSFSVTTCVTVLAVIIGTALAYFMTLFKVRGKNIVEICIIISLLSPPFIGAYSWILIGGRSGILTQWLAGMGIDFPSIYGFAGILLVLTLKLYPFIYLYVAGAMKNIDSALIEAAESLGCSGIKKVVTIMLPLITPTILAGALMVFMNAMADFGTPMLIGEGFNVMPVMIYSEFINEVGDQANFAAAMAAIMVLITSTIFMLQKYVVNKKSFTMSSLRPLPVGQMTGIKNVIMHLCIYVLVALSMIPQLVVIYTSFLKTNGSIFVDGYSLDSYRTIFENLGTAITNTYLYSTAAMIMIVFLGMTVAYLTTRKKSWLTDIIDTLTMFPYIIPGSVLGITLLLAFNEEPMLLSGTAIIIIISLVIRRLPYTLRSSSAILYQLSPSLEEASISLGASPVKTFFKVTAIMMLPGVMSGAIISWITAINELSSSVILFTGATKTMSVAIYTEVIRASYGTAAALSTILTITTITAMVIFFKVSGRRDVTL; encoded by the coding sequence ATGAATAAGCGATTCCAATGGGATTTTTGGGCCTGGATCACGTTGCTTTCCATTGTGGTGTTTGGCCTGTTCCTGATGTATCCCCTGTTCTCCCTGTTTGCCAGTGCCTTCCAGGATGCCATGACCGGGGAGTTCACCATGGAGAACTTCACCCACTTCTTTGACCGGAAGTATTATTACCAGTCCATGATCAACAGCTTCAGCGTCACCACTTGTGTGACGGTGCTGGCGGTGATTATCGGCACGGCTCTGGCTTACTTTATGACACTGTTCAAAGTCCGGGGCAAGAATATCGTGGAGATCTGCATCATTATCTCCCTGCTCTCGCCGCCCTTTATCGGTGCTTATTCCTGGATTTTGATTGGAGGCCGCAGCGGTATTCTTACCCAGTGGCTGGCGGGCATGGGCATTGACTTTCCTTCGATTTACGGTTTTGCGGGAATATTGCTGGTCTTGACATTGAAGCTCTATCCCTTTATCTATCTCTATGTGGCCGGAGCTATGAAGAATATCGACTCGGCTTTAATTGAAGCAGCGGAAAGTCTGGGCTGCAGCGGCATCAAGAAGGTTGTGACCATTATGCTGCCCCTGATTACGCCGACCATTCTGGCTGGGGCTTTGATGGTATTTATGAATGCCATGGCTGACTTTGGTACGCCCATGCTGATTGGCGAAGGCTTCAACGTTATGCCGGTCATGATTTACTCAGAGTTTATCAACGAAGTGGGAGATCAGGCCAATTTTGCGGCGGCGATGGCAGCCATCATGGTGCTTATCACTTCAACGATTTTTATGCTGCAGAAATATGTGGTCAACAAGAAATCCTTCACCATGAGTTCCCTGCGGCCTTTGCCGGTGGGGCAGATGACGGGCATCAAGAACGTCATCATGCATCTGTGCATTTATGTCCTGGTGGCACTGTCCATGATTCCTCAGCTGGTGGTTATCTATACTTCCTTCCTGAAGACCAACGGTTCCATCTTTGTGGATGGGTATTCGCTGGATAGTTATCGGACAATCTTCGAGAATCTGGGCACGGCCATTACCAATACTTATCTTTATTCCACGGCGGCCATGATCATGATTGTGTTCCTGGGCATGACGGTGGCGTATCTGACCACCCGTAAAAAGAGCTGGCTCACGGATATCATCGATACCCTGACCATGTTCCCCTATATCATTCCCGGTTCGGTTCTTGGTATTACATTGCTGCTGGCCTTTAATGAGGAGCCCATGCTGCTATCCGGCACGGCCATCATCATCATCATTTCGCTGGTGATCCGGCGCCTGCCATATACCCTGCGCTCCAGTTCGGCCATCCTCTATCAGCTGAGTCCCAGCTTGGAGGAGGCGTCCATCAGTTTGGGTGCTTCACCGGTCAAGACCTTCTTCAAGGTCACGGCCATCATGATGCTGCCCGGGGTTATGAGCGGGGCAATCATTTCCTGGATTACCGCCATCAATGAACTGAGTTCCTCGGTTATCCTGTTCACGGGGGCCACGAAGACCATGTCGGTGGCCATCTATACCGAGGTCATCCGCGCCAGCTACGGCACGGCGGCGGCACTGTCCACCATCCTTACGATAACGACCATTACGGCCATGGTGATCTTCTTCAAGGTTTCCGGCCGCCGCGATGTTACGTTATGA
- the rbsK gene encoding ribokinase has product MEKVLVVGSLNMDFAVYMDRRPQAGETVMAQGMKLVPGGKGANQAYALGKLGADTSMIGAVGDDTFGQQMLANLEHVSVDTAGIKQIAGVETGKAFIEIEDSGQNSISVIAGANASVDEGLVLAQAERFAKADAVVMQLEIPVPSVIAAAKLAKKHNKTVVLDPAPARADLPDELWAQVDITKPNETELALLTGLPTNTEEEVVTAARSLIAKGVKNVLVTLGGDGTLLVNDSTVQKFPAYKVKAVDTTAAGDCFLAAFMSRFDGENFATAVDFGAKASAIAVTRQGAQTSIPTVEEVEKFN; this is encoded by the coding sequence ATGGAAAAGGTATTAGTTGTCGGCAGTCTGAATATGGATTTTGCCGTTTATATGGACAGAAGACCACAGGCCGGGGAAACGGTCATGGCCCAGGGCATGAAGCTCGTGCCCGGCGGCAAGGGGGCGAATCAGGCCTATGCGCTGGGAAAATTAGGCGCGGATACATCCATGATCGGTGCTGTCGGTGACGATACCTTCGGACAGCAGATGTTGGCCAATCTGGAACATGTGTCTGTGGATACGGCAGGCATCAAACAGATTGCCGGCGTGGAAACAGGCAAGGCCTTCATCGAGATTGAAGACAGCGGTCAGAACAGCATCAGCGTGATTGCCGGCGCCAATGCCTCCGTTGATGAAGGTTTGGTGCTGGCGCAGGCCGAACGGTTTGCTAAGGCCGATGCCGTGGTCATGCAGCTGGAAATACCTGTGCCGTCCGTGATTGCCGCCGCCAAGCTGGCGAAAAAGCATAATAAGACCGTGGTGCTGGACCCGGCGCCGGCCCGGGCTGATCTGCCTGATGAACTCTGGGCCCAGGTGGATATCACCAAGCCGAATGAAACGGAACTGGCCCTGCTGACCGGACTGCCCACCAATACGGAAGAAGAGGTGGTGACGGCAGCCAGATCCTTGATTGCCAAAGGCGTGAAAAATGTCCTGGTGACGTTGGGGGGCGATGGCACCCTGCTGGTCAATGACAGCACTGTGCAGAAATTCCCTGCTTACAAAGTAAAAGCTGTGGATACCACCGCCGCCGGTGACTGCTTCCTGGCCGCCTTTATGAGCAGATTCGATGGTGAAAACTTTGCCACCGCTGTAGATTTTGGTGCCAAAGCTTCCGCTATCGCCGTAACCCGGCAGGGAGCACAGACCTCCATTCCAACGGTGGAAGAAGTTGAGAAATTTAATTAG
- a CDS encoding ABC transporter substrate-binding protein has protein sequence MKLKKIIAGLLGAAMLTTCLAGCGGGGEKEAAKSAGSDENKVVIYCPHPLAFINPLVEEFEKQSGIKVEVVAAGTGELLKRVESEKSNPLADIFWGGSLGTMKPKAALFEDYRSVNEEHVQADFKNKEGSITRFTDIPSVIMINTNLIGDVKVEGYEDLLNPALKGKIAFADPSKSSSSYEHLINMLYAMGNGDPDKGWDYVTKLAKNLDGKLLSGSSAVYKGVADGEYAVGLTFEEGGAKYVADGAPVKLVYMKEGVISKPDGIYIIKNAKHMENAKKFIDFITSKEAQTLITQKLHRRSVRDDVEAPVGLLPKSEIKSITDNEEVVNKNKKAWLDKFKDIFTSVQ, from the coding sequence ATGAAGCTGAAAAAGATTATTGCCGGGCTTTTAGGTGCGGCAATGCTCACCACCTGTCTGGCCGGCTGCGGCGGTGGCGGAGAGAAGGAAGCGGCCAAGTCCGCTGGCAGTGACGAGAACAAAGTGGTCATCTACTGCCCTCATCCGCTGGCCTTCATCAATCCGCTGGTGGAAGAATTTGAGAAGCAGAGCGGCATCAAGGTGGAAGTCGTGGCTGCTGGTACCGGCGAGCTCTTGAAACGTGTGGAATCGGAAAAGAGCAATCCGCTGGCGGATATCTTCTGGGGCGGCTCCCTGGGCACTATGAAGCCGAAAGCAGCCCTCTTTGAGGATTATCGTTCCGTCAATGAGGAGCATGTACAGGCAGATTTCAAGAATAAGGAAGGTTCCATCACGCGCTTCACGGATATTCCCAGCGTGATCATGATCAATACGAACCTCATTGGGGATGTGAAGGTGGAAGGTTATGAAGACCTTTTGAATCCGGCACTCAAGGGCAAGATTGCCTTTGCAGATCCTTCCAAATCTTCTTCGTCCTATGAGCATCTGATCAATATGCTCTATGCCATGGGCAATGGTGATCCCGACAAGGGCTGGGACTATGTGACGAAGCTGGCCAAGAATCTCGATGGCAAGCTGCTGTCCGGTTCTTCCGCTGTGTATAAAGGGGTGGCAGACGGCGAATATGCCGTAGGCCTGACCTTTGAGGAGGGCGGCGCCAAGTACGTTGCCGATGGTGCACCGGTGAAGCTGGTCTATATGAAGGAAGGCGTTATCTCCAAGCCGGATGGCATCTACATCATCAAGAATGCCAAGCATATGGAAAATGCCAAGAAGTTCATCGACTTCATCACCAGCAAGGAAGCCCAGACCCTGATTACCCAGAAACTCCACCGCCGCAGTGTCCGTGATGATGTGGAAGCACCGGTAGGCCTGCTGCCGAAGTCTGAAATTAAATCCATTACCGATAATGAGGAGGTAGTGAACAAGAACAAGAAGGCATGGCTGGATAAGTTCAAAGATATCTTCACCAGTGTGCAGTAA
- a CDS encoding LacI family DNA-binding transcriptional regulator: protein MKVNIKKISELSGFSPATVSNALNNKKGVNHDTAMQILAIAKEYGYITENKIKSIKLVIYHDSGKILSDAPFFSNLLESVTNACRENGMEAKLVNLYRHDADYAQQVELLLEDPSAALLLVGTELNERDAQAFAATDIPLVLLDCNFADLPFHSVLMENSSSVERAVSYLVSLGHKRIGYLQGDVASPNGGERYQGYKQGLIRHDLALDKKYVFSLPVSITGAYEYFDQLLEKGAELPTAFVAYNDMVALGVMQALQKHQIRVPEDVSVIGFDDIEFSRVCAPGLTTIRVHTKELGELAVQKLLQLAKNPRSIHTKTQMYTDFVVRGSTAPPAAQ, encoded by the coding sequence GTGAAGGTCAATATCAAGAAGATCAGTGAATTATCGGGATTTTCGCCGGCAACGGTGTCCAATGCCCTCAATAACAAGAAGGGCGTCAACCATGATACGGCCATGCAGATCCTGGCCATTGCCAAGGAATATGGCTATATCACGGAAAACAAGATCAAGAGCATCAAGCTGGTGATTTATCACGATTCGGGGAAAATCCTTTCCGATGCCCCGTTTTTCAGCAATCTTCTGGAAAGCGTCACGAATGCCTGTCGGGAAAATGGCATGGAGGCGAAATTGGTGAACCTCTATCGCCATGATGCTGATTATGCCCAGCAGGTGGAACTCCTGCTCGAAGATCCGTCGGCGGCCCTGCTGCTGGTGGGGACGGAGCTCAATGAACGTGATGCACAGGCCTTTGCGGCAACGGATATCCCTTTGGTGCTGTTGGATTGCAATTTTGCTGACCTGCCATTCCACAGTGTGCTGATGGAAAACAGCAGCTCCGTGGAGCGGGCGGTTTCCTATCTGGTGTCTTTGGGGCACAAGCGGATCGGTTACCTGCAGGGGGATGTAGCATCTCCCAATGGTGGCGAACGCTATCAAGGCTATAAGCAGGGGCTGATTCGGCACGATCTGGCGTTGGATAAGAAATACGTGTTCAGCCTGCCGGTATCCATTACCGGGGCCTATGAGTATTTCGACCAATTGCTGGAGAAGGGGGCGGAGCTGCCCACGGCTTTTGTGGCCTACAATGATATGGTGGCTCTGGGCGTGATGCAGGCCTTGCAGAAACATCAGATCCGCGTGCCCGAGGATGTGTCGGTGATCGGCTTTGATGATATCGAATTCAGCCGGGTATGTGCCCCGGGCCTTACGACCATCCGGGTGCATACGAAGGAATTGGGGGAACTTGCCGTGCAGAAACTCTTGCAGCTGGCGAAGAATCCCCGCAGCATCCATACGAAAACCCAGATGTATACGGACTTTGTCGTCCGTGGCAGTACGGCACCACCTGCCGCACAGTAA
- a CDS encoding ABC transporter ATP-binding protein, with protein sequence MSVAITADKVVKRYGDLTIIPQLSQNIRNGEFFTLLGPSGCGKTTLLRMIAGFNTIEGGQIRFNEQVINDIPAHKRNIGMVFQSYAIFPHLTVRENVEYGLKLRNMSKDEMKAKVDKILDVVQITEYQDRLPERLSGGQQQRVALARAIVIHPSVLLMDEPLSNLDAKLRVEMRSAIREVQKQVGITTVYVTHDQEEALAISDRIAVMKKGVIQQTASPHTIYTRPYNVFVATFIGHSNLFRGRIEETAGGKAVVFADAFALPMDNLTEEAKIGDDVTIAVRPEEFAICGEGQGVKCSIKTKVFLGKYITYGLEFPEDMILPDQPAIEFSQDLGHAERVLDIGDTVYLKPNAAKVNVFRADGTKSLMEGVVENE encoded by the coding sequence ATGAGTGTTGCCATTACGGCGGATAAGGTGGTTAAGCGGTACGGGGATCTGACCATTATCCCGCAGCTTTCCCAGAATATAAGGAACGGGGAGTTCTTCACGCTGCTGGGGCCCTCGGGGTGCGGCAAGACCACGCTTCTGCGCATGATTGCGGGCTTCAATACCATTGAGGGCGGGCAGATCCGGTTCAACGAGCAGGTCATCAATGATATTCCCGCCCACAAGCGCAATATTGGCATGGTGTTCCAGAGCTATGCCATCTTTCCCCATTTGACGGTGCGGGAAAATGTGGAGTACGGGCTGAAATTGCGGAATATGTCTAAGGATGAGATGAAGGCCAAGGTGGACAAGATTCTCGACGTGGTGCAGATCACGGAGTATCAGGACAGACTGCCGGAACGTCTCTCAGGCGGGCAGCAGCAGCGTGTGGCCCTGGCCCGGGCCATCGTGATCCATCCCAGTGTTCTGTTGATGGATGAACCTCTGTCCAATCTGGATGCCAAGCTGCGTGTGGAGATGCGCTCGGCTATCCGGGAGGTGCAGAAGCAGGTGGGGATTACCACGGTCTATGTTACCCATGATCAGGAGGAGGCTTTGGCCATTTCGGACAGGATTGCAGTCATGAAGAAGGGGGTAATCCAGCAGACGGCTTCGCCCCATACCATCTACACCCGGCCTTACAATGTGTTCGTGGCGACCTTTATCGGCCATTCCAATCTCTTCAGAGGGCGCATTGAGGAAACGGCAGGGGGCAAGGCAGTGGTCTTTGCGGACGCCTTTGCCCTGCCCATGGATAACCTTACGGAGGAGGCCAAGATCGGTGATGATGTGACCATTGCCGTACGGCCTGAGGAGTTTGCCATCTGCGGCGAAGGCCAGGGGGTGAAATGCTCCATCAAGACCAAGGTGTTCCTGGGCAAGTACATCACCTATGGGTTGGAGTTCCCGGAGGATATGATCCTGCCTGATCAGCCTGCCATTGAGTTCAGCCAGGATCTGGGACATGCGGAGCGTGTGCTCGACATCGGCGATACGGTGTACCTGAAGCCCAATGCGGCTAAGGTCAATGTGTTCCGGGCCGACGGCACGAAGAGCCTGATGGAAGGTGTGGTGGAAAATGAATAA